In the genome of Salinispirillum sp. LH 10-3-1, one region contains:
- the zipA gene encoding cell division protein ZipA: protein MDVREWIIVLAIILMVVLAADAWRRVKRQQKYRGNYRTPNLHRREPEADIEVKRVAARDERSVAIEERTRKLQLTEKVPMLVDSVESEPELEADDDELREGQYAFDLQPLAETSTTDADERRHDFAPQADVSAPVDYVEDTNAQGEDSSFFDPQSDDEQHTEPRQFTEQLNDAWVDGLMDSAAARDAKPTVADESELPWGEADMIADEPGEQMLAEPEAVIVITVLAREDYEFTGAALLEILLACGMRFGNMNIFHATDEQGLLQYSAANAFNPGTFDIDNVEHFATRGVTFFLQLPCQAKPLDAFDAMYHTARTLGEHLRGDLYDDSRSVMTAQTLEHYRERIRDFQRTQLVKRV from the coding sequence ATGGACGTGCGAGAGTGGATCATCGTATTAGCCATCATTCTGATGGTCGTATTGGCAGCGGATGCCTGGCGTCGCGTTAAGCGGCAGCAGAAGTACCGAGGTAATTACCGCACGCCGAATTTGCATCGGCGCGAACCGGAAGCCGACATTGAAGTGAAGCGAGTAGCGGCGCGTGATGAACGATCCGTCGCTATTGAAGAGCGCACTCGTAAATTGCAGCTCACAGAAAAGGTTCCTATGCTGGTCGACTCGGTTGAGTCTGAGCCAGAGCTTGAAGCCGATGACGATGAGCTGCGAGAAGGCCAATACGCCTTTGACCTGCAACCCCTTGCGGAAACATCAACGACTGACGCCGACGAGCGTCGACATGATTTTGCGCCTCAAGCCGATGTGAGTGCACCCGTTGACTACGTCGAAGACACCAATGCCCAAGGTGAAGACAGTTCGTTCTTTGATCCTCAGTCTGATGACGAACAACACACTGAGCCCAGACAATTTACTGAGCAGCTCAACGATGCTTGGGTGGATGGGTTGATGGACTCTGCGGCGGCGAGAGATGCTAAGCCAACGGTAGCCGATGAATCAGAATTGCCCTGGGGCGAGGCTGACATGATCGCCGATGAACCTGGCGAGCAAATGTTGGCCGAGCCGGAAGCGGTCATTGTGATCACCGTTCTGGCACGTGAAGATTATGAATTTACCGGTGCAGCCTTATTGGAGATTTTATTAGCCTGTGGCATGCGCTTTGGCAATATGAACATCTTTCACGCCACGGACGAGCAGGGTCTCTTGCAGTACAGTGCGGCTAATGCCTTTAATCCCGGCACTTTTGATATCGACAACGTCGAGCATTTCGCCACGCGTGGTGTAACCTTCTTCTTGCAACTGCCTTGCCAGGCGAAGCCTTTGGATGCCTTTGATGCCATGTATCACACGGCACGCACCCTGGGCGAACACTTGCGCGGTGATCTGTACGACGACAGCCGCAGTGTGATGACCGCGCAAACCTTAGAGCACTACCGAGAGCGTATCCGCGACTTCCAGCGCACCCAGTTGGTCAAAAGGGTTTAA
- the smc gene encoding chromosome segregation protein SMC — MRLKSIKLAGFKSFVDPTHIPFPNNLTAIVGPNGCGKSNTIDAVRWVMGESSAKNLRGEAMTDVIFNGSTRRKPVAQCTVELIFDNSDHTLSGPYAQYNEISIKRKVTRDGQSTYYLNGSKCRRRDITDLFAGTGLGPRSYAIIEQGMISRLIESKPEELRVFLEEAAGISKYKDRRRETENRMRRTAENLERLTDIRDELQRQLAHLERQAQAAEKYRQYKADEKQQRAQLSALRWRELDQDAQVIRQQLAEAERDREAQTAELREREAETEEIRLANEDANDRFQTVQKAYYEMGNEIARLEQQSAHQREKVQQLQEQIRRIERDRHELRQHHEADKAQLEEMEEQLTMLRPELEHWQEEAAIAIEQTQEQELLFRQYEEQWLEYSLGSAEAARQSERLRSRIEQAERQIHQLTQRRERLQMELAKLEDDPATEQLMQLELERETVQQRLSDAEEQALSSEDALQTQREQQQQRRDHVQTLRQKLSQQQQEITRLKAVLQAQAGDTVQVKDWLNRWQLQRSPQVMERLEVSGPWAQAVEWVLGHWLQSHVLPANGLPELAWEHLPEARLNWLDDGQPMPPVKAGSLAEGVQGPAALITQLNSVLVADSVVDARARVAQLDANGSVITRDGVWMGPGWVRVFRSTADREGLLAQQQKLEELEAAVDELEFEVEDAELNLEASQLTIDASEQQWQQHRAQLDEARRRVHEVETRVSALSASNQAMQQSLHRYRSELKDTEQEYEREFQALQDAREQLAVAQQNDDTAEDKEHLRERRDDARQVLEDLRARQREAEQQRHSLELKVHGLQSQSESLRSGLGRADLQQKQMDERAEELHMDIQGLIDPDDTLREELEEKVARQLDLAEQLEQARAETERYHEQMRGFEQHRLRLEQAIALQQQRIQQQQMDLERFETRKATVEEQLQEQQYHLNTLLQNLPEDLTIAQCEQLIEQLNQRIQRLGPINLAAIDEYAVQNERKQYLDQQNDDLERALETLEGAIRKIDKETRTRFKTTFDQVNQGLQELFPKVFGGGHAYLEMTGEDLLDTGVAIMARPPGKKNATIHLLSGGEKALTAIALVFSIFRLNPAPFCMLDEVDAPLDDANVARFSRLVEAMSEQVEFIYITHNKVAMEIAHQLMGVTMNEPGVSRLVSVNLDEAVEMVAS, encoded by the coding sequence ATGCGACTGAAGAGTATCAAGCTGGCAGGGTTCAAGTCCTTTGTAGACCCTACCCACATCCCGTTCCCCAATAACCTGACAGCGATCGTTGGGCCTAACGGCTGTGGTAAATCCAACACCATTGACGCGGTGCGCTGGGTAATGGGCGAGTCCTCGGCCAAAAATCTGCGTGGCGAAGCCATGACAGACGTTATCTTCAATGGTTCTACCCGCCGTAAACCAGTGGCGCAATGTACGGTGGAGTTGATTTTCGATAACAGTGACCACACGCTTTCAGGCCCATACGCCCAATACAATGAAATTTCCATCAAGCGAAAAGTCACGCGTGACGGCCAATCAACCTATTATCTAAACGGCAGCAAGTGTCGTCGCAGAGACATCACCGACCTGTTTGCCGGTACTGGGTTAGGTCCGCGTAGTTACGCCATCATCGAGCAGGGCATGATTTCTCGTCTGATTGAATCCAAGCCCGAAGAACTGCGGGTGTTTTTGGAAGAGGCGGCGGGTATCTCAAAGTATAAGGACCGTCGCCGGGAAACCGAAAACCGCATGCGGCGAACGGCTGAGAACCTTGAACGCCTGACCGACATTCGTGACGAGCTGCAGCGCCAGTTGGCGCACTTGGAGCGTCAAGCGCAGGCGGCAGAGAAGTACCGCCAATACAAAGCTGACGAGAAACAGCAGCGGGCGCAGTTGAGTGCGTTGCGATGGCGAGAACTGGATCAGGATGCGCAAGTTATTCGTCAGCAATTGGCCGAAGCAGAACGCGACCGCGAAGCCCAAACCGCTGAATTGCGTGAGCGTGAAGCCGAAACGGAAGAGATACGGCTGGCCAATGAAGACGCCAATGACCGTTTTCAGACCGTACAGAAAGCCTATTATGAAATGGGTAATGAGATTGCCCGCTTGGAACAGCAGTCAGCGCATCAGCGCGAAAAAGTTCAGCAACTGCAAGAACAAATCCGTCGCATAGAACGTGACCGGCACGAGCTGCGTCAGCATCACGAAGCGGATAAAGCTCAGCTTGAGGAGATGGAGGAGCAGCTGACCATGCTGCGTCCGGAGCTGGAACACTGGCAGGAAGAGGCAGCAATTGCGATCGAGCAGACGCAGGAGCAAGAGCTGTTGTTCCGGCAGTACGAAGAGCAGTGGTTGGAATACAGCCTTGGTTCGGCAGAAGCCGCACGGCAGTCAGAGCGACTGCGTTCACGCATTGAGCAAGCCGAGAGGCAAATTCACCAGTTAACGCAGCGCCGTGAACGTTTGCAGATGGAGCTGGCTAAGCTCGAAGACGACCCGGCAACCGAACAGTTGATGCAACTGGAGCTGGAACGTGAAACGGTACAACAGCGCCTGTCTGACGCTGAAGAGCAAGCGCTGTCCAGTGAAGATGCCTTGCAGACACAGCGTGAGCAACAGCAGCAACGGCGTGATCATGTACAGACTTTGCGTCAGAAGCTCAGCCAGCAACAGCAGGAAATTACTCGGCTCAAGGCGGTGTTACAGGCACAAGCCGGAGATACAGTACAAGTCAAAGACTGGCTAAACCGTTGGCAGTTACAACGCAGCCCACAAGTCATGGAGCGCCTGGAGGTTTCTGGGCCATGGGCACAGGCCGTGGAGTGGGTGTTAGGGCATTGGTTACAGAGCCATGTGTTGCCTGCGAATGGTTTGCCGGAACTGGCTTGGGAACACTTGCCGGAGGCGCGCTTAAACTGGTTGGACGATGGGCAGCCGATGCCACCGGTTAAGGCTGGGTCGCTCGCCGAAGGTGTGCAGGGACCGGCAGCGCTTATTACCCAGTTAAACAGCGTCCTGGTTGCTGATTCAGTGGTTGACGCGCGGGCGCGCGTGGCGCAACTGGATGCCAATGGTAGTGTGATAACCCGCGACGGCGTGTGGATGGGCCCCGGCTGGGTGCGAGTGTTTCGCAGTACCGCTGATCGTGAAGGGCTGTTGGCGCAGCAACAGAAGTTGGAAGAACTAGAGGCCGCTGTCGACGAGTTGGAATTCGAAGTAGAAGATGCCGAACTGAATTTAGAAGCCTCTCAACTCACCATTGATGCCAGTGAGCAACAGTGGCAGCAGCATCGGGCTCAGTTGGATGAAGCACGTCGTCGCGTTCACGAAGTTGAAACGCGCGTGTCTGCGCTCAGTGCTTCGAATCAGGCGATGCAGCAGTCTCTGCATCGTTATCGCAGTGAGCTGAAAGACACTGAACAAGAATACGAACGTGAGTTTCAAGCGCTGCAAGACGCGCGTGAGCAACTTGCTGTGGCGCAGCAGAACGACGACACCGCAGAAGACAAAGAGCACCTACGCGAGCGTCGTGACGATGCCCGTCAGGTGTTGGAAGACTTGCGAGCGCGCCAACGCGAAGCAGAGCAACAGCGTCACAGTCTGGAATTGAAAGTCCATGGTTTGCAAAGCCAGTCTGAGTCGTTGCGCAGCGGCTTAGGGCGAGCAGACTTGCAACAAAAGCAAATGGATGAGCGGGCAGAAGAGCTGCACATGGATATCCAGGGGCTGATTGACCCAGACGATACCTTGCGCGAAGAGCTGGAAGAGAAGGTTGCTCGGCAACTGGACCTGGCTGAGCAGCTTGAGCAGGCGCGGGCCGAAACGGAACGCTACCATGAGCAAATGCGCGGTTTCGAACAGCATCGTTTGCGTCTCGAGCAGGCCATTGCGCTGCAGCAACAACGCATACAACAACAGCAAATGGACTTGGAACGCTTCGAAACCCGCAAAGCCACGGTAGAAGAGCAGCTGCAAGAACAACAGTATCATTTAAATACCTTGTTGCAGAACTTGCCAGAAGACTTGACCATTGCGCAGTGTGAACAACTGATTGAACAGTTGAATCAGCGTATTCAGCGCTTAGGGCCAATCAACTTGGCGGCTATTGATGAATACGCGGTACAGAATGAACGCAAGCAGTATCTCGACCAGCAAAACGATGATTTGGAGCGCGCGTTGGAGACCCTTGAGGGCGCGATCAGAAAGATCGACAAGGAGACGCGCACGCGCTTTAAGACGACATTTGACCAAGTGAATCAGGGTTTACAAGAACTTTTCCCCAAAGTGTTCGGGGGCGGGCATGCGTATCTAGAGATGACGGGGGAGGACCTGCTCGACACCGGCGTAGCCATCATGGCCCGCCCGCCGGGCAAGAAGAACGCCACCATTCACCTGTTGTCGGGTGGTGAGAAGGCGCTCACGGCCATTGCTTTGGTGTTTTCCATCTTCCGTTTGAATCCGGCACCATTCTGTATGCTGGACGAAGTCGATGCACCATTGGACGACGCCAACGTGGCGCGCTTCTCGCGACTGGTCGAAGCCATGTCCGAACAGGTAGAATTCATCTACATTACCCACAACAAGGTCGCCATGGAAATTGCACATCAGCTGATGGGTGTTACCATGAACGAGCCCGGCGTATCGCGCTTGGTGTCGGTTAACCTCGATGAAGCCGTCGAAATGGTGGCATCGTAA
- the ccmI gene encoding c-type cytochrome biogenesis protein CcmI produces the protein MFAMLLVLTALLAVVLAYPALYGSSREITLARNADRVQAYELRRSELEAELNAGVIDDEQFQSLSLELDKQLLSETEVATETMKARGRLNWKWSLAATILVAVSAAALYVPLGAQQEIALYEKAQVRDRSEADFMAFMGAYESYVLGKSSATAEDWFMLADTYTQAGRFPEAIDAYDRVEERYRARGEFDPDDLSIILTSRGQLHFFLAGQMWNESVERDFREAIRLNPENIQALGTLGVAYFASGEYQQAIDVWQMFADLVPEGSGRETVIGGIRAAQERLGQEPDFEVAERTPHRVDVVFTPLPIDVNLQSVVFVLARPVGGGVPIAVQRFRVDQMPSRLTLTDNDRMSDDARLSDYEEVEVTAFVSPGGNADLGQATHEAPMIRVATLGDDTSVLLSFTAIGR, from the coding sequence ATGTTTGCAATGTTATTGGTGCTGACGGCACTGTTGGCTGTCGTGTTGGCTTATCCGGCACTGTACGGATCGTCGCGTGAAATAACTTTGGCGCGTAATGCAGATCGTGTGCAGGCTTATGAGTTGCGGCGTTCTGAGTTAGAAGCAGAGCTGAATGCTGGTGTTATTGACGACGAGCAATTTCAGAGCCTTTCCTTAGAGCTAGATAAGCAGCTGTTGTCCGAGACAGAAGTGGCAACGGAAACCATGAAGGCGCGTGGTCGCTTGAACTGGAAATGGTCATTGGCGGCAACCATATTGGTTGCAGTCAGTGCGGCGGCTTTATATGTGCCTTTGGGAGCGCAGCAAGAAATTGCCCTATACGAAAAAGCTCAGGTGCGTGATCGCAGTGAAGCGGATTTTATGGCCTTTATGGGGGCCTATGAATCATACGTCTTGGGTAAGTCTTCGGCGACCGCTGAGGATTGGTTCATGTTGGCCGATACCTACACGCAAGCGGGTCGCTTTCCTGAGGCGATAGACGCTTACGACCGAGTCGAAGAACGTTATCGAGCGCGTGGCGAGTTTGATCCTGATGACTTGTCGATCATTCTTACCAGTCGCGGGCAGCTGCATTTCTTTCTTGCTGGTCAAATGTGGAACGAAAGTGTTGAGCGTGATTTCCGCGAGGCTATACGCCTTAACCCTGAAAATATTCAGGCACTGGGTACGCTAGGTGTCGCCTATTTTGCCAGCGGCGAATATCAACAGGCCATTGACGTATGGCAGATGTTTGCCGATCTGGTGCCTGAAGGTAGCGGGCGCGAAACGGTGATTGGTGGAATTCGCGCCGCTCAGGAGCGGTTAGGTCAAGAGCCCGATTTCGAAGTAGCTGAGCGTACCCCGCATCGTGTCGATGTGGTATTCACGCCCCTGCCTATAGACGTGAACTTGCAGTCTGTTGTGTTCGTATTGGCGCGCCCCGTTGGTGGTGGTGTACCGATCGCCGTGCAACGTTTCCGGGTAGACCAGATGCCCAGCCGGCTCACCCTGACGGATAATGATCGGATGTCTGATGATGCGCGTCTGTCCGACTACGAAGAGGTTGAGGTAACGGCCTTTGTTTCCCCAGGCGGCAATGCAGACTTGGGGCAGGCTACGCATGAAGCGCCGATGATTCGAGTCGCTACCTTGGGTGATGATACGTCCGTACTACTGAGTTTTACTGCTATAGGTCGTTGA
- a CDS encoding cytochrome c-type biogenesis protein has translation MMMSPRFATVLRLLMFVVATLVTAPLLAEAATERATAPSIRDFSDPSYEGRFHTLTHELRCPRCQNQSIADSDAPIALDMRERTAQLLEAGYSDQEIVDFMIDRWGDFVTYRPRFGTHMIWIIALIMVTVLGLFGAFWGLRRAHAVADEQTTPTHHSELTAEEQARLAELRRQVGKDL, from the coding sequence ATGATGATGTCTCCGCGTTTCGCCACAGTACTTCGTTTGTTGATGTTTGTTGTTGCGACCCTGGTGACGGCCCCACTGCTAGCCGAGGCTGCCACTGAGCGTGCCACCGCACCATCTATTCGTGACTTTTCCGATCCTAGCTATGAAGGTCGCTTCCATACCCTAACTCATGAGCTTCGGTGTCCGCGCTGCCAAAATCAAAGCATTGCTGACTCCGATGCCCCTATCGCTTTGGATATGCGTGAGCGCACGGCGCAGTTGCTGGAGGCGGGTTATAGCGACCAAGAGATTGTGGATTTCATGATTGATCGCTGGGGAGATTTCGTCACTTATCGACCGCGTTTTGGCACCCACATGATCTGGATAATTGCGCTGATCATGGTCACTGTTTTAGGGCTGTTTGGTGCTTTTTGGGGCCTGCGCCGTGCCCATGCCGTGGCAGACGAACAAACAACACCCACTCATCACTCTGAATTGACCGCCGAAGAGCAAGCCAGACTGGCTGAACTGCGGCGTCAGGTAGGCAAAGATTTATGA
- a CDS encoding DsbE family thiol:disulfide interchange protein, producing MRWALFIPFFIVLIAGTIFGYILSTNQDFETLPSTLIGRSLPAFELQSLYDENETLTNADIIGEPFLFNVWGSWCPSCRIEHPVLNDLAADGVRIVGLNYRDSRDGGLDWLERLKNPYVMNVFDPLGMLGFDLGITGAPETFFVDAEGIVRHRHVGVIDHRVWESSLAEVYRNL from the coding sequence ATGCGTTGGGCACTGTTTATTCCCTTTTTCATCGTCTTGATCGCTGGCACGATCTTTGGCTATATCTTGTCCACCAATCAAGACTTCGAAACCTTGCCGTCTACCTTGATTGGACGCTCTTTACCGGCTTTTGAGTTGCAGTCGCTGTATGATGAAAATGAGACGTTGACCAACGCTGATATCATTGGTGAGCCGTTTCTCTTTAATGTGTGGGGCTCTTGGTGCCCCAGTTGCCGCATTGAACATCCGGTATTGAACGACTTGGCCGCAGACGGTGTGCGCATTGTGGGTCTGAACTACCGTGATTCCCGTGATGGTGGGCTGGATTGGCTAGAGCGCCTGAAAAACCCCTATGTTATGAATGTGTTCGACCCGTTGGGCATGTTGGGGTTTGACTTGGGTATTACTGGCGCCCCGGAAACCTTTTTCGTTGATGCGGAAGGTATTGTCAGACATCGTCATGTAGGTGTTATTGACCATCGTGTTTGGGAGTCTTCGTTGGCAGAGGTGTATCGCAACTTATGA
- a CDS encoding heme lyase CcmF/NrfE family subunit produces the protein MTAEFGLLALIFAFFLSLGQGVLPLVGYYRQHAGLLRLARPMALGCAAFLFIAFIILTRNFLQDDFTVSYVANHSNSALPVYYKISAVWGGHEGSMLLWVMILSFWAVVVAAFSRRLPLDMVAVVLAVMGLVLTAFNAFLIFTSNPFARVLPFPPLDGADLNPLLQDIGLIFHPPLLYMGYVGFSVAFSFAVAALLIGRLDSAWARWSRPWTTVSWAFMTLGIALGSWWAYYELGWGGWWFWDPVENASLIPWLTGTALMHSLAATDKRGVYKSWTVLLAITTFCMTLLGTFLVRSGVLTSVHSFANDPQRGMFILGIFVVFTAGALLLYAIRLPTLKSTTRFGWMSREMFLLGNNLMLTLFTALIIILTFAPVANDLMGLRKISIGPPWFNDLTVLLAPLLILLMGIGTWVRWKKHDVKPVVTWAGYNIALAIALGAFCNWLYAGSLHWRVVLGLALAWWLVLGLGKALYDSTRNASSLWSGLRKLSRSYYGMVLGHLGLAVLVVGVTMVTQFEMQTDVRMGPGDRHTLGDWTFEFTRFEIAEGPNYITQMGHFDLYNDNGRIGSLVAEKRFYTAAGQMMTEAGILGRLPRDLYVSMAEELGSSGDWAVRLQVKPYVRWIWLGAIIMSVGAGLAVADKRYRRIKLGAS, from the coding sequence ATGACTGCTGAATTTGGCCTACTGGCCCTAATATTTGCGTTCTTTTTGAGCCTTGGACAGGGTGTTCTTCCGTTGGTCGGGTATTATCGTCAACACGCTGGGCTGTTGCGCTTGGCACGACCGATGGCGCTTGGCTGTGCGGCTTTTTTGTTCATCGCTTTTATTATCCTCACGCGTAATTTTTTACAGGATGACTTCACCGTCAGTTACGTGGCAAATCACTCCAATAGCGCACTGCCTGTGTACTATAAAATCAGTGCTGTATGGGGCGGGCATGAAGGGTCCATGTTGCTGTGGGTGATGATTCTCAGCTTTTGGGCGGTGGTGGTTGCGGCCTTTAGCCGCCGTCTGCCATTGGATATGGTTGCCGTGGTGCTCGCGGTCATGGGGTTGGTGCTGACGGCCTTCAATGCCTTCCTGATTTTCACTTCGAACCCGTTTGCTCGCGTACTGCCTTTCCCTCCGTTAGACGGCGCTGACCTCAATCCCTTATTGCAGGATATTGGGCTGATCTTCCATCCACCCTTGCTTTATATGGGTTATGTCGGATTCTCCGTAGCCTTCTCATTTGCCGTTGCTGCGTTGTTGATAGGACGCCTTGACAGTGCGTGGGCCCGTTGGTCGCGGCCTTGGACAACGGTTTCATGGGCGTTTATGACCCTGGGTATTGCGCTCGGCTCTTGGTGGGCTTACTACGAATTGGGCTGGGGCGGTTGGTGGTTCTGGGATCCTGTCGAGAACGCGTCCTTGATACCCTGGCTTACGGGTACAGCACTGATGCATTCGCTGGCGGCTACCGACAAGCGTGGGGTGTATAAGAGCTGGACGGTCCTATTGGCGATCACCACATTCTGTATGACCTTGCTGGGTACTTTCCTGGTGCGTTCTGGGGTGTTGACCTCAGTACACTCCTTTGCCAATGACCCACAGCGCGGTATGTTTATTCTGGGTATTTTTGTGGTGTTCACAGCAGGTGCCTTGCTGTTGTATGCCATTCGACTGCCCACCCTGAAAAGCACTACGCGCTTCGGATGGATGTCGCGTGAGATGTTTTTGCTCGGCAATAACCTGATGCTGACCTTGTTTACTGCGTTGATCATTATTTTGACCTTTGCTCCAGTGGCCAACGATTTGATGGGCTTGCGCAAAATCTCCATCGGGCCGCCGTGGTTCAATGATCTCACCGTCTTACTGGCCCCCTTGTTAATACTGTTAATGGGTATTGGTACATGGGTGCGCTGGAAGAAACATGATGTTAAGCCAGTGGTAACTTGGGCAGGGTACAACATCGCACTTGCTATTGCCTTGGGCGCTTTCTGTAACTGGCTTTATGCCGGCAGTTTGCATTGGCGTGTGGTGCTTGGCCTCGCCTTGGCTTGGTGGTTGGTGCTTGGTTTGGGTAAAGCCCTATACGACAGTACCCGTAACGCCTCATCTTTGTGGTCTGGCCTGCGCAAACTCTCGCGCAGTTATTACGGCATGGTGCTTGGCCATCTCGGGTTGGCGGTATTGGTGGTCGGTGTGACCATGGTGACGCAGTTTGAAATGCAGACAGACGTGCGCATGGGCCCAGGTGATCGCCATACGTTGGGCGACTGGACCTTTGAGTTTACACGCTTCGAAATTGCCGAGGGGCCAAACTACATCACCCAGATGGGGCACTTTGACCTCTACAACGATAACGGGCGAATCGGAAGCCTGGTGGCAGAGAAGCGCTTTTACACAGCGGCCGGCCAGATGATGACCGAAGCGGGTATTCTTGGGCGTTTGCCACGTGATCTTTATGTGTCGATGGCAGAAGAATTAGGTAGCAGTGGCGACTGGGCCGTGCGGCTGCAGGTAAAGCCTTATGTGCGCTGGATCTGGTTGGGTGCGATCATCATGTCAGTGGGTGCAGGCTTGGCGGTCGCGGACAAGCGTTATAGACGAATTAAATTAGGAGCGAGCTAA
- the ccmE gene encoding cytochrome c maturation protein CcmE: MNPARRQKLTLILIAVGLFSVAVILLLFANRHHVNLFFSPTEIAEGLAPVDQPIRAGGMVVVDSVRRDSDTLAVSFQVTDFLSEITMSYVGILPDLFREGQGVVAMGSVDADGIFRATEVLARHDENYMPPEVAAALKAAGHQLPTRPADY, encoded by the coding sequence ATGAATCCAGCGCGTCGCCAGAAGCTGACGCTGATCCTGATTGCGGTCGGCTTATTCAGTGTTGCGGTTATTTTGTTGTTGTTCGCAAACCGGCATCACGTGAACCTATTCTTTTCTCCTACGGAAATTGCTGAGGGGTTGGCGCCGGTCGATCAGCCCATTCGCGCAGGTGGCATGGTGGTGGTAGACAGTGTACGCCGTGATTCCGATACGCTCGCAGTGAGCTTTCAAGTGACCGATTTCTTGTCCGAAATTACGATGTCTTATGTTGGCATATTGCCTGATTTGTTTCGGGAAGGTCAGGGCGTTGTTGCCATGGGCAGTGTGGATGCCGATGGTATCTTCCGCGCTACCGAGGTGTTGGCGCGCCATGATGAAAACTACATGCCGCCGGAAGTGGCGGCCGCACTTAAGGCTGCTGGTCACCAGCTCCCTACACGTCCTGCAGACTACTAG
- the ccmD gene encoding heme exporter protein CcmD, translated as MGYFETFTDFIRMGRHGVYVWSVYGIAIIVIASHLVSLAMQKRRVLKEFRKMKKRGVL; from the coding sequence ATGGGCTACTTTGAAACGTTTACCGATTTCATCCGCATGGGCCGACACGGTGTGTACGTCTGGTCCGTCTACGGCATCGCAATCATTGTCATTGCCAGCCACTTGGTGAGCTTGGCTATGCAGAAGCGACGTGTCCTTAAAGAATTCCGGAAAATGAAAAAACGGGGAGTATTATGA
- the ccmC gene encoding heme ABC transporter permease CcmC, with amino-acid sequence MFGWLSWQWIHQWSSPQKFYRVSLIWARILGVLGVCGLLVAWVWGLAFAPEDYLQGNSYRIIFVHVPSASASMAVYLSMAIMAVVSLVWRIKLADMVARQCITIGMSLTALALVSGAIWGKPTWGTYWVWDARLTSMLIQFFLFVGLWAIHNAIDDKKLADKAAAIVVLVGVVNLPIIKYSVEWWNTLHQPATIRITRETTMSMEMLIPLLLSMAATYLCVATLVIYRTRLEILYRERKTRWVQDELNGWEKA; translated from the coding sequence ATGTTTGGTTGGCTGAGTTGGCAATGGATCCACCAGTGGAGTTCACCGCAAAAGTTCTATCGCGTCAGTTTGATTTGGGCGCGAATACTGGGTGTTTTGGGGGTTTGTGGTTTGTTGGTTGCTTGGGTGTGGGGGTTGGCTTTCGCACCGGAGGATTACCTGCAGGGTAATAGCTACCGCATTATTTTTGTTCATGTGCCGTCGGCCAGTGCGTCCATGGCAGTGTATTTGAGCATGGCTATTATGGCAGTGGTCAGCTTGGTTTGGCGTATTAAGCTGGCTGATATGGTGGCGCGTCAGTGCATTACCATTGGTATGTCCTTAACGGCATTGGCGCTTGTGTCCGGGGCTATTTGGGGTAAGCCAACCTGGGGAACGTATTGGGTGTGGGACGCGCGATTAACCTCAATGCTGATACAGTTCTTTTTGTTTGTCGGCCTGTGGGCTATTCATAACGCGATAGATGACAAGAAACTCGCGGACAAGGCTGCCGCTATCGTGGTGCTGGTTGGTGTTGTCAATTTACCGATTATCAAGTACTCCGTGGAATGGTGGAATACCCTGCACCAGCCCGCCACCATTCGAATTACGCGTGAGACGACCATGTCGATGGAAATGTTGATTCCTCTGTTGCTGAGTATGGCGGCTACTTACCTATGCGTTGCGACCTTGGTGATCTACCGCACGCGGTTGGAAATTTTGTATAGGGAGCGCAAAACACGCTGGGTACAGGATGAGTTGAACGGGTGGGAGAAGGCATAA